ACTACTTTTTTCTCGGTACTGGTATTAGGGTCCCTTAACACCTTAACTTCTTGAGTGTGGGTTTCACCGGGTTTTACTTTTTTGGTTAATTCAACCTTCGATACAGTTTGTTTCTCTTTGTCTGTGCTTGGATCTTGGTTTGCGTTATTGTTTGTCTGCCCACTGGTAGATCCTCCCGAACCAAAGTCGGAATAATTGTCATCAACACCAATATAATTGGGAGGGTCATGATCCCAGTACAGCGAAGGATAATCCCAGGAATCATTATCTCCTGCTCCTGCATAAATATCTACATTGTCGAGGTCATTCATTCCGTCCCAGTTAAAACCACCACCGTCATTTTCATTACCTTGTGCCGTTACTTTACTTCCCAAAAACAGCAACATAAGTAACAGGAAGAAAGTATTTCTTTGTTTAAAAATTTCGCTCATATCTTATTGTTTTATTATCGTTCTCGAATGTAATTTGTCGTTTTCGTGTACCTGTACCACATAAAAGCCTTTTGGCAGATTAGCTGTGTCTACAGTAAACGACTGATTTCCTGCTTCCAGACTTGCAGCAGCTACTTTTTGTGTCTGCCCTGTTGTTACACTTATAAGTTGCAACTGTACTTTTGCCGGCTCTTTTAAATCGAATGCGACATAAAGCTGTTCATTAAATGGTACAGGGAATACTTTTATAAACTCTGTTTTTTGTGCGGCGAGTGCCAAAAACAAGGCTTCATCCTCTGCAGAAACAGCATCGTTTTTGGGTCTTAAAACCAGCGTTATTGGTGTTCCGGGTTCACGCCAATAATCAATATAACTATCAACATCTATAAGTAAATAAGGCGTATTATTGTAGATTTTGGAACTTATATTCATTCCTAAAACTTCGTACGTGAGCCGGTCATTTTTAAAGTCATGCGGATATAACTGATCGAGTTTAAATGTAAAGCCGGATACAATAAGAGTGTTGTTTTTTAGCAGTGCGGTGTTTTCAAAAGTTTTGTTTTCGAAATGTATTCGTGTGCTCAAATCTCCTCGTTTATTTTTACTAAAAACTATTTCTAAAGGCAGAATACGCAATGGCGTTTTTCCGGACCAGTCGTATTCTATAAAGCGGCCTGTCCATTCTCCTAAAATATTTCCAGCATTCAGTTTTTGATCTTCGGCTTCATCTCTTATCAGGCTTTCTCTGCTTTCAGCAATTAATTCAGCCTCAATTTTTTTATCTCCATTGCCTGCTTCGCTAATAGCTTTTTCTGCCAGATTTAAAACCTGATCCCGTTTTTCTGTTTTTACGTTCTGCAAAAAAGCTACGCTGTTTGGTGTATTGTTTCCGTATAGATATTCTAAAGCTTTTTCTGTATCCTGTGGTACACCGTAACCTAAATAATAGCAGACTCCCAGCCAGTGTTTTGCCATGCCGTAATTACTCTTTTTAAACCACTCAACAGCCTTATCATAATCCTGCGTTACACCAAGACCTTTAAGATACATATACCCGAGACCGTAACTGGCACGATCGTGATTTTTATCAGCTGCTTTTGTATACCATTCTACTGCTTTTTTCATGTCTATCGTACAGCCTGTCCCCTTACGATAAAAATTGCCTAAATTACTTTGTCCTGCCGGCTCACCGTTTAGTGCCGACTTTTCGACATAATTAAATCCTATAGATTCGTTCTTCTCTATTCCAAGACCATAACTATACATAAGTCCTATATAGTTTTGAGCACCGCTGTTCCCTGCTTCTGCACAGGGCAATATATCATGGAACAAGGTGCTGTAATCTTTGTAAAACTGTTTGCTGTCTAAAAGCTTTTTTACTTGCTGCATACTCTGTTCACAATTAGACTGAGCTCCTGCTCCCAGTACTGCGAGCAGGAAAACAAGGGTAAATATCCTCTTCATTATTTCATTTTTTGGTTATTAATTAGTTTATTTTTTGTTTTCATTCCACTCAAAACCGTTTGCATTTTTGCTTGCCGCTTCAGTGGTTTTCAGATTATATTCTGTACTTAGTTTTTTAAACTCTTTTTCGAACCTAAATCGCAAGATTCCTAATTTTGGTTTTTGAACTGTTTTATCAAAACTGTAGTATGCTGTTGTCAGTAAATGATTTAAGTGGTATTGGTAGAGCAAGGCATATAGTTTTTCTTTCTGACTTTCGGGCAGACTGCTGTTGTTATTAATAATCGGCTCATATTCTGTTTTTACATTTTGTATGGCTTCATTTTTATAATCGTCTACAGCAAATTCACTGTACTCTTTATAGGTCAGCGAACTATTAATTTTTTGGGCATAATAATTTCGGGCATTATTAATCTTAAAATTGTAAAGCGATCCGGGATCCTGAATGCTGTATGGTGCATCTGCCTGCTTCTTTCTTGTATCTAAATCTTTTAATACTTTGTTTCTCTCTTCTATTATTTTTAATAACTCATTCGTTTTTGCTTCTGTTAAACCGGCTTTCTCTGCGCTTTTATAAAATCGGTCTTTAGCCCCTGTTTCACTTCCATTATTTAGTTCTTTATTGTTTTGAGACTGTAGATTCAATGCAAAAAGCGAGATCATGATGACCGGAAATAGTTGTTTTTTCATGTTTTTATTTTTTGGATAATTATATTATGAACCGCTAATACCATTCGATTTGTCTGGTTTGTGAATTAATTCTAAATATGCGCTCATAACCATTACTTTTTGAACAAAGAGCCACAAACAGTCCGTTATCAGGAATTCTGGAAAATTTTATATGATCTCTTTCTGCTTTTGATTCTTCCAGTTTTTTCCAGCCTTTATCCCACACATAGAGAGTGAACATTTCATTCTCAAATACTTCGAAAGAATTAAAATCGAGTCCCGGTTCTTTTTTAGTTATGTCTCTGGATATGTTATAAGAAAAAGTTCTGCTGTAATCCGGCTTGAGTATCTGTTGTTTTTTACTGCTGTCCAGAAGTACTGGATAGGGAGCGTAATTCATTTTTTTTGAAACATTATTGTACAAACTGGGCAGATACACAATGTTGGTTCCTAAATTCTCATACTCCATGTTATTTTCAGACCTCTTTCCCCAATCGGTAGTATTCCATTTTCCGAGATTAAAAACATTGATAAAGCCAATAGTTTCTTTGTTTTCCGCGGCAAATGGATACATTATTTTTCCCGTGGGAACATACTCTGATGTCACATCTATAAGATTTTTTTCTCTTAAAAATCCAGCAGGTATAAATAAACTGTCTTTTAAAACTGCTAAAGTATTTTGCTGAATAGAATAGGTTTTCCTAAAAACTTTGGCCAGCCGTTTTTCGGTGGCATTGTATGCGTATGGGAGTCCTTGCGGATTACCAAAACAGTTTCCGTTAAACGGAATGTGTTTACCGTTTTCATCAATAATTGTATCCCAAAAATGTCTTTTTGAAGATGCTCCATAAAACGGCGTAAAGTCAAAAGTCACAGCCAGTCCAATTGATCTGCATGCCAGTAAAGTTAAATTTGCCAGGTCGCTGCAATCTCCTTCCCTTCTAAAAAGTAATTGTTGCGGGCTTAGGTAAGGAATGGGATCCGGACGACTCCCTAAAAAACGGAAATTTTTTAATTCTAAAATGGTCTTTGTCGCTGC
This portion of the Flavobacterium gelatinilyticum genome encodes:
- a CDS encoding T9SS type A sorting domain-containing protein, with translation MKRIFTLVFLLAVLGAGAQSNCEQSMQQVKKLLDSKQFYKDYSTLFHDILPCAEAGNSGAQNYIGLMYSYGLGIEKNESIGFNYVEKSALNGEPAGQSNLGNFYRKGTGCTIDMKKAVEWYTKAADKNHDRASYGLGYMYLKGLGVTQDYDKAVEWFKKSNYGMAKHWLGVCYYLGYGVPQDTEKALEYLYGNNTPNSVAFLQNVKTEKRDQVLNLAEKAISEAGNGDKKIEAELIAESRESLIRDEAEDQKLNAGNILGEWTGRFIEYDWSGKTPLRILPLEIVFSKNKRGDLSTRIHFENKTFENTALLKNNTLIVSGFTFKLDQLYPHDFKNDRLTYEVLGMNISSKIYNNTPYLLIDVDSYIDYWREPGTPITLVLRPKNDAVSAEDEALFLALAAQKTEFIKVFPVPFNEQLYVAFDLKEPAKVQLQLISVTTGQTQKVAAASLEAGNQSFTVDTANLPKGFYVVQVHENDKLHSRTIIKQ
- a CDS encoding transglutaminase-like domain-containing protein — its product is MIKYFVFSICLSFSAVFSQSISHSNLSKERLERVVYKHYQFDTEKKEAAKFLISNMDIHYGRNYNWIDRDNNKIYFNELDYPNPEEAINAFLKLQDSIKLTPKLYDVKDLDVVTPELLIKNIDLAFKAWKSNTWSSSYDFKTFCEYILPYRSLTEPLEDWRDEYVQLVSQAVFTANKNEPVDAATKTILELKNFRFLGSRPDPIPYLSPQQLLFRREGDCSDLANLTLLACRSIGLAVTFDFTPFYGASSKRHFWDTIIDENGKHIPFNGNCFGNPQGLPYAYNATEKRLAKVFRKTYSIQQNTLAVLKDSLFIPAGFLREKNLIDVTSEYVPTGKIMYPFAAENKETIGFINVFNLGKWNTTDWGKRSENNMEYENLGTNIVYLPSLYNNVSKKMNYAPYPVLLDSSKKQQILKPDYSRTFSYNISRDITKKEPGLDFNSFEVFENEMFTLYVWDKGWKKLEESKAERDHIKFSRIPDNGLFVALCSKSNGYERIFRINSQTRQIEWY